In Ruminiclostridium papyrosolvens DSM 2782, the following proteins share a genomic window:
- a CDS encoding sigma-70 family RNA polymerase sigma factor, whose product MTAVELEKVRNAIKGNKNAFAELMDERKKDIYRIAFIYVKNNLDAMDLFHDTVYNAFATIKKLKNPEFFNTWITRITINCCINFLKKKKRINKNEIQCIDSDDIYQYSDGTPDLSEVLSSNIDLIEAIEKLDIKLKTVILLKYYQDFTINQVAEIVECPIGTVKTRLNRALSLLRLELKDVKGGNFNE is encoded by the coding sequence ATGACAGCTGTTGAATTAGAAAAGGTAAGAAATGCTATTAAGGGTAATAAAAATGCTTTTGCTGAATTAATGGATGAAAGAAAAAAGGACATATACAGAATAGCTTTCATTTATGTTAAGAATAATTTAGATGCGATGGACTTATTCCACGATACTGTATACAATGCTTTTGCTACGATAAAAAAGCTTAAAAACCCGGAATTTTTTAATACGTGGATAACAAGAATAACAATAAATTGCTGTATCAATTTTCTGAAGAAAAAAAAGAGAATAAATAAAAATGAGATTCAATGTATTGATTCAGATGATATATACCAATATTCAGATGGTACACCTGATTTGTCTGAAGTTCTTTCTTCAAATATTGACCTGATAGAAGCAATAGAAAAATTGGATATAAAGTTGAAGACAGTAATACTTCTTAAGTATTATCAGGATTTTACCATTAATCAAGTAGCTGAAATTGTAGAATGTCCCATTGGTACTGTTAAAACCAGACTTAATAGAGCGTTAAGCCTTTTAAGACTTGAACTGAAGGATGTTAAAGGGGGTAATTTTAATGAATAA
- a CDS encoding DNA/RNA helicase domain-containing protein, giving the protein MRLYSGTTVQFVNDNIQNQIAEKLRRSFYDYYGFNPSIGEVHSWQNSLKAFSQTVQYSGLDDHGIILEYQLPLTSKRLDCLISGRNVNDEDNAVIVELKQWEKCESSDAQNEVCTWINGAHRDILHPSVQVGQYRLYLEDTHTAFYDGANPVQLHSCAYLHNYHFQADDAIFDSKFQQVISENPVFTANDVDKLKDYLQKNLGRGNGLEVLKKIEQSKYRASKKLMDHVGNVIKGNSGYILLDEQKVVFDRVFAEATRGFHDKQKSVVIVKGGPGTGKSVIAINLMADLLLKGYNSQYATGSRAFTETLRDVIGRRGSVQFKYFNSYMQAENNEVDVLICDEAHRIRKTSNNRFTPASKKSDLAQIDEIIRAAKVSVFFIDDRQVVRPDEIGSVDYIKESASAHKCKIIEFEELETQFRCNGSDGFINWINNTLGIKRTANAIWNQNEETFDFRIFDSPESLEQTIVEKNNQGYKARLTAGFCWNWSEAKNDGTLVNDVVIGDFSRPWNAKPEAKKLAADIPKATLWAHHPNGLNQVGCIYTAQGFEFDYVGVIFGEDLIYDLEKQGWFGNKSKSADNTVKRSKENFIDLVKNTYRVLMTRGMKGCYVYFMDKSTELYFKSRIEKSTLKGEFIHIVPDQETNGILEEINDNRKFKDFLPVYSLKAVATNFIREEYVEQLGWMKVNEQLKLGNDMFIAQVVGRSMEPTIKDGAFCVFRFERGGSRNGKVVLVESRHVSDPESLQSYTIKRYRSKKVYQTDGTWIHEKIILSPDNIDFEDIILENVNEDEFKVVAEFITVLD; this is encoded by the coding sequence GTGAGACTATATTCAGGAACGACTGTACAATTTGTTAATGATAATATTCAAAATCAAATTGCAGAAAAGCTTAGAAGAAGTTTTTATGATTATTATGGTTTTAATCCGAGCATAGGAGAGGTTCATTCATGGCAGAATTCGTTAAAGGCATTTTCACAGACGGTTCAGTATTCCGGACTTGATGATCATGGTATTATTTTAGAATATCAGCTCCCTCTGACTTCCAAAAGATTGGATTGTCTTATATCAGGAAGAAATGTAAATGATGAAGATAATGCTGTAATAGTGGAGCTTAAGCAATGGGAAAAGTGTGAGTCCTCTGATGCTCAGAATGAAGTTTGTACATGGATAAATGGAGCCCATAGAGACATTTTGCACCCATCCGTGCAGGTTGGGCAGTACAGGCTATATTTAGAGGATACTCATACAGCATTTTATGATGGAGCAAATCCAGTACAGCTTCATTCCTGTGCGTATCTCCACAATTACCACTTCCAGGCTGATGATGCTATTTTTGATTCCAAGTTTCAACAAGTTATAAGTGAGAATCCAGTTTTTACTGCAAATGATGTTGACAAACTAAAAGATTATTTACAGAAAAATTTAGGCAGAGGAAATGGACTGGAAGTTCTTAAAAAGATTGAGCAAAGTAAATATAGAGCAAGTAAAAAGCTTATGGACCATGTTGGAAATGTAATAAAAGGTAATTCGGGTTATATATTGCTGGATGAACAAAAGGTTGTTTTTGATAGGGTTTTTGCAGAAGCGACACGAGGCTTTCATGACAAACAAAAATCAGTAGTAATTGTTAAAGGTGGTCCTGGAACCGGGAAATCAGTTATTGCAATAAATCTAATGGCAGACTTACTCCTAAAGGGATATAATTCTCAATACGCTACTGGGTCACGTGCATTTACTGAAACTCTGAGAGATGTTATCGGAAGGCGAGGATCAGTTCAATTCAAGTATTTCAATAGCTATATGCAGGCTGAAAACAACGAAGTGGATGTGCTTATTTGTGATGAGGCCCATCGAATTAGAAAAACAAGTAACAACAGGTTTACTCCAGCATCAAAGAAATCAGATTTGGCTCAAATTGATGAGATTATCAGAGCGGCAAAGGTTAGCGTATTTTTTATAGATGATCGACAAGTAGTTCGCCCAGATGAGATCGGCTCAGTTGATTATATAAAAGAAAGTGCTTCTGCTCATAAATGTAAAATAATAGAGTTTGAAGAGCTAGAAACCCAATTTAGATGTAATGGCTCTGATGGTTTTATAAATTGGATAAATAATACGTTGGGTATTAAAAGAACGGCCAATGCAATCTGGAATCAGAATGAAGAAACCTTTGATTTTAGGATATTTGATTCGCCGGAAAGCTTGGAACAAACCATTGTTGAGAAAAATAACCAAGGTTACAAAGCACGTTTAACCGCAGGATTTTGTTGGAATTGGTCTGAAGCAAAAAACGATGGGACTCTTGTAAATGATGTAGTAATTGGCGACTTTTCTCGGCCGTGGAACGCAAAGCCAGAAGCTAAAAAGCTTGCAGCTGATATTCCGAAAGCGACTTTGTGGGCACATCATCCTAATGGCCTAAATCAAGTAGGCTGTATCTATACAGCACAGGGGTTTGAGTTTGACTATGTAGGAGTAATCTTTGGGGAAGATCTGATCTATGATCTGGAAAAACAGGGATGGTTCGGCAATAAGAGTAAATCTGCTGATAATACAGTAAAAAGATCAAAAGAGAATTTTATTGATCTTGTAAAAAATACATATAGAGTACTTATGACTAGGGGAATGAAGGGGTGCTATGTATATTTTATGGATAAGAGCACTGAGTTGTACTTCAAGTCTAGAATTGAAAAAAGTACTTTGAAAGGTGAATTTATTCATATAGTGCCAGATCAAGAAACAAATGGTATTTTGGAGGAAATCAATGACAATAGAAAATTTAAGGATTTTTTACCTGTTTATTCATTAAAAGCAGTAGCAACAAACTTTATTCGAGAAGAATATGTAGAACAGCTCGGCTGGATGAAAGTAAACGAACAACTGAAATTAGGAAATGATATGTTTATAGCACAGGTGGTTGGTAGGTCTATGGAGCCTACTATAAAAGACGGTGCTTTCTGCGTATTCAGATTTGAAAGGGGAGGCTCTAGAAATGGCAAGGTAGTGCTTGTTGAATCACGTCATGTATCTGATCCTGAGTCATTACAAAGCTATACAATAAAGAGGTATCGAAGTAAAAAGGTTTATCAAACAGATGGTACGTGGATACATGAAAAAATAATATTGTCCCCTGACAATATTGATTTTGAGGATATAATTCTAGAAAATGTAAATGAAGATGAGTTTAAAGTTGTTGCAGAATTTATAACTGTTCTGGATTAA
- a CDS encoding DUF3427 domain-containing protein yields the protein MGDTFKLSFGIYEQVLNQIISEKLLVDSEDEPVLENIDEEEASKVLSKYISEVIEKGLANIKDSGGGIQKQIQLCNGLIQHIVEITDSDHYTDLTIDNQAKLLVALLKKKDSIHAVNEKVDIIRPKTSIAQSSLFTGALHEPSIFSEFKKEILSCDRIDMLVSFIKWSGLRLIIDELKEFTAKGHLRVITTSYMGATDVKAIEALAQLQNTEIKISYDTKRTRLHAKTYVFYRDSGYSTAYVGSSNLSNAAISSGLEWNVKITAKDLPDAVNKINATFESYWNSEEFVSYSEGEKIRLEKAIKAERGNNAETSIFGFDIHPYPYQSEILEKLEAEREVKRHYRNLVVAATGTGKTVISAFDYKHFFSKNKGKPCRLLFIAHREEILKQSMLCFRAILKDANFGELYVGSYIPESIDHLFISIQTFNSKEFYKYTTREFYDYIVVDEFHHVAAPTYQILLDYYQPKILLGLTATPERMDGKSIIEYFDNRIAAEIRLPEAIDRKLLCPFHYFGVTDNVDLQSIRWSRNGYDKSELDKILTGNDMRAKLTIDAINKYCTDVNEIKGLGFCVSIDHAQYMAEIFSQFNIPSLCLTGLSDEKARESAKRNLIDGDIRFIFVVDLYNEGVDIPEVNTILFLRPTESLTVFLQQLGRGIRLSENKECLTVLDFIGQANVKYNFEEKFKALLANTTRGIQREVKDGFVSLPKGCFIQLERVARQYILENIRNAIGYRANLISRIATFEEDSGQKLTLANFIEFYNLDIKIIYERDSFSRLCEMANVAADFQEPNEELLKKAFVRVCAIDSRRWIDFLLNTLPKIEFVQWNSLSVEEKKYIVMFFYTIYQKGLDACGFNNYLEGISKLRNNPTLYNELIEILYICKERIDFIDEPVLLGFDNVLDLHCSYTRDQILVAMDFMKPNTVREGVKYLSDKGIDIFFITLNKSDKDYSPTTMYNDYSESEYLFHWQSQSTTGESSKTGQRYINHKKLGSKVLLFVREFKTDTSGALPYTFLGLADYVKHHGSYPMNILWKLHKPIPAKYMKKTNKMIVG from the coding sequence ATGGGCGATACATTTAAGCTGTCTTTTGGTATATATGAGCAGGTACTCAATCAAATAATTTCTGAAAAACTACTAGTGGATTCTGAGGATGAGCCGGTTCTGGAAAATATTGATGAGGAAGAGGCTTCAAAAGTACTCTCTAAGTACATATCGGAAGTAATAGAAAAAGGTCTTGCAAATATTAAAGACAGTGGCGGAGGAATTCAAAAGCAAATACAGTTATGTAATGGCCTCATTCAACACATAGTTGAAATAACCGATAGTGATCATTACACTGACCTTACCATAGATAATCAAGCGAAACTGCTTGTAGCTCTACTGAAAAAGAAAGATTCTATTCATGCGGTAAATGAAAAGGTCGATATTATAAGACCTAAGACATCTATAGCTCAGAGTTCCTTGTTTACAGGAGCTCTACATGAGCCAAGCATATTCTCTGAGTTTAAAAAGGAAATATTGTCCTGTGACAGAATAGATATGTTGGTTTCTTTTATCAAATGGAGCGGACTCAGGCTTATTATAGATGAATTAAAGGAGTTTACGGCAAAAGGACACTTAAGAGTTATTACTACTTCTTATATGGGCGCAACAGATGTGAAAGCAATAGAGGCATTGGCACAACTTCAAAATACCGAAATAAAAATTAGCTATGATACCAAACGGACAAGACTGCATGCAAAGACCTATGTTTTTTACAGGGACTCTGGCTATAGCACTGCTTATGTGGGCTCATCAAACTTATCTAACGCAGCAATATCAAGTGGTCTTGAGTGGAATGTTAAAATAACTGCAAAGGATTTACCTGATGCAGTCAATAAAATAAATGCTACTTTTGAAAGCTATTGGAATTCTGAGGAATTCGTTTCATATTCAGAGGGTGAAAAGATCAGGCTTGAAAAAGCAATCAAAGCCGAAAGAGGCAACAACGCCGAGACATCAATATTTGGGTTTGATATTCACCCTTATCCATATCAGTCTGAAATACTGGAAAAGCTTGAGGCAGAAAGGGAAGTAAAAAGGCATTACCGCAACCTGGTTGTTGCAGCCACAGGAACTGGAAAAACGGTAATATCGGCATTTGATTACAAACACTTTTTTTCTAAAAATAAGGGTAAGCCTTGTAGGTTGCTTTTTATAGCACATAGAGAAGAAATTCTAAAGCAGAGCATGTTATGCTTTAGAGCCATATTAAAGGACGCAAACTTTGGTGAATTGTATGTGGGCAGTTATATTCCGGAAAGTATTGATCATTTATTTATCTCTATCCAAACCTTTAACTCTAAAGAGTTTTATAAATATACTACCAGAGAGTTCTATGATTATATAGTAGTCGATGAGTTTCACCATGTAGCAGCGCCAACATATCAAATACTACTTGACTATTATCAACCTAAAATATTGCTTGGTTTGACAGCGACCCCGGAAAGAATGGATGGAAAGAGTATTATTGAATATTTTGATAATCGGATAGCTGCTGAAATAAGACTTCCTGAAGCAATAGATAGGAAGCTGCTTTGTCCATTTCACTATTTCGGAGTAACAGATAATGTGGATCTACAGTCTATCCGCTGGAGTAGAAATGGATATGACAAAAGCGAACTGGATAAAATATTAACCGGAAATGACATGAGAGCAAAGCTCACAATAGATGCTATTAACAAGTATTGCACAGATGTAAATGAAATTAAAGGACTGGGCTTTTGTGTATCGATTGACCATGCGCAATATATGGCTGAGATATTTAGCCAGTTCAATATCCCATCTTTATGTTTAACTGGACTCTCAGACGAAAAAGCTAGAGAATCGGCAAAAAGAAACCTAATTGATGGTGACATCAGGTTTATCTTTGTTGTTGATTTGTATAATGAAGGTGTGGATATTCCAGAGGTAAATACAATCCTGTTTCTTAGACCAACCGAGAGCTTGACAGTGTTTTTGCAGCAGTTAGGAAGAGGAATAAGGCTTTCTGAGAATAAGGAGTGTCTTACTGTACTTGATTTTATTGGACAGGCAAATGTGAAGTATAACTTTGAAGAGAAGTTCAAAGCTTTGTTAGCTAATACCACAAGAGGCATTCAAAGAGAGGTAAAAGATGGGTTTGTATCTCTCCCCAAAGGTTGTTTTATTCAATTAGAGAGAGTAGCAAGGCAATATATATTAGAGAATATCAGGAACGCAATTGGTTATAGAGCAAATCTTATTTCTAGAATTGCCACATTTGAGGAAGATTCGGGACAGAAGCTGACATTGGCAAACTTTATCGAGTTCTATAACCTTGATATTAAGATAATATATGAAAGAGACAGCTTTTCAAGATTATGTGAAATGGCTAATGTAGCGGCAGACTTTCAAGAACCGAATGAGGAATTGTTGAAGAAAGCCTTTGTTAGGGTTTGCGCTATTGACTCAAGGCGGTGGATAGATTTCTTACTCAATACTCTCCCCAAAATTGAGTTTGTCCAGTGGAATTCCTTATCAGTTGAAGAAAAGAAGTACATAGTGATGTTCTTTTATACTATATACCAGAAAGGCTTAGATGCTTGCGGGTTTAATAATTATCTTGAAGGGATTTCGAAATTAAGGAATAATCCAACACTTTACAACGAGCTTATCGAAATTCTCTATATATGTAAGGAAAGAATTGACTTCATTGATGAGCCTGTTCTGCTAGGTTTTGATAATGTGCTAGATTTGCATTGTTCCTATACAAGAGATCAGATCCTGGTTGCAATGGATTTTATGAAACCTAACACAGTGCGAGAAGGCGTGAAGTACTTATCGGATAAGGGGATAGATATATTTTTTATTACGCTTAATAAGTCCGATAAAGATTATTCTCCTACAACAATGTATAACGACTATTCAGAAAGTGAATATCTGTTTCATTGGCAGAGCCAAAGCACCACCGGTGAATCATCAAAAACCGGGCAAAGGTATATTAACCACAAAAAGCTTGGGAGCAAGGTATTGCTTTTTGTAAGGGAGTTTAAAACTGATACATCAGGAGCATTGCCATATACGTTTCTGGGACTTGCAGATTATGTGAAGCACCATGGAAGTTATCCCATGAACATCCTATGGAAGCTACACAAGCCAATACCTGCAAAATACATGAAGAAGACGAATAAGATGATAGTGGGGTAG
- a CDS encoding nucleotide pyrophosphohydrolase — protein sequence MSSNTNDLDKKTYISELKDEVKKFCENRDWDQYHSPKDLAVAVITESSELLEIFRFKSDSECEEMLRDDLKRQNIADELSDVLYFLLRFAQRYNFDLTSEFLRKMRSNEEKYPVNKFKGSNKKYSEG from the coding sequence ATGAGCTCAAATACAAATGATTTAGATAAAAAAACATATATTAGTGAATTGAAAGATGAAGTTAAAAAATTTTGTGAAAATAGAGACTGGGATCAGTATCATAGTCCCAAGGATCTTGCGGTTGCAGTAATTACAGAGTCTTCAGAATTATTGGAGATTTTTAGATTTAAATCTGATTCAGAATGTGAAGAAATGCTTAGGGATGATTTGAAGAGACAAAATATCGCTGATGAACTATCAGATGTTTTATATTTTCTATTGAGGTTTGCCCAAAGGTATAATTTTGATCTAACATCTGAATTTTTAAGGAAAATGAGATCAAATGAGGAAAAATATCCTGTTAACAAGTTCAAGGGTTCAAATAAGAAGTATTCGGAGGGCTAA
- the tnpB gene encoding IS66 family insertion sequence element accessory protein TnpB (TnpB, as the term is used for proteins encoded by IS66 family insertion elements, is considered an accessory protein, since TnpC, encoded by a neighboring gene, is a DDE family transposase.): MFNDATGFDQIYIACGYTDLRCGIDGLAAIVQNEFKLNPFQNTLFLFCGRKTNRIKAILWEGDGFVLLYKRLESGRFQWPRSEKEARCITSKQFRWLTEGLSIDQPKAVKKSFPKHIL, translated from the coding sequence ATGTTTAATGATGCAACCGGTTTTGATCAAATATACATTGCTTGCGGATATACCGACCTTCGCTGCGGAATTGATGGTCTTGCAGCCATTGTCCAAAATGAATTTAAGCTTAATCCATTTCAAAACACTCTATTTCTCTTTTGCGGGAGAAAAACAAATCGCATAAAGGCTATTTTGTGGGAGGGAGATGGATTTGTTCTTCTGTATAAACGTCTGGAAAGCGGACGGTTTCAATGGCCTCGTAGTGAAAAGGAAGCAAGATGTATCACATCCAAGCAATTCAGATGGCTTACTGAAGGATTATCTATTGATCAGCCAAAAGCAGTGAAGAAATCGTTTCCCAAGCATATTTTGTAG
- a CDS encoding (deoxy)nucleoside triphosphate pyrophosphohydrolase, translated as MMEVTAAIIHDGNKILICQRAADDECAMLWEFPGGKREKCETLEKCIMREIREELELDIKVLGVFTTSIYHLRGNQIHFTIYNAEVIGGILKLNVHNAAEWVSVEEIGEYEFMPADIEFVEKLLKEWK; from the coding sequence ATGATGGAAGTTACAGCTGCAATAATCCATGATGGAAACAAAATCCTTATATGCCAGCGTGCCGCAGATGATGAATGCGCCATGCTATGGGAGTTCCCAGGCGGTAAAAGAGAAAAGTGTGAGACCCTAGAAAAATGTATAATGAGGGAGATTCGTGAGGAACTCGAACTAGATATTAAGGTTCTAGGGGTTTTCACTACGAGCATTTATCACTTAAGAGGGAATCAAATCCATTTTACTATATATAATGCAGAGGTTATTGGCGGGATCTTAAAGCTAAACGTACATAATGCTGCAGAATGGGTAAGTGTAGAAGAAATAGGTGAGTACGAATTTATGCCGGCGGATATAGAATTTGTTGAAAAGCTATTGAAGGAATGGAAGTAG
- a CDS encoding DUF4179 domain-containing protein, translated as MNNFKKQCEEIQVPDDIDFVLKKAIRKGRNGLITKRLITFSIVLCVLFTSLIGTGYAYPPAAEAFKSIPFIGSIFQKFTDNNLKIASLNGLTHFPEQQQTRDGVTVTLKEYYFDRSNFNFGIVVKGRNPYNFETHFTLYYNNKPLNKGSGGGSTEITKDSFYRLTEMSLTETPPDKSTLKLVGTDNTGKIKKFEYDIPIDYSKVDPLTTEIKLMKNIKQGNRTIIVKNIIFTPVATTISYEYTCPKDEHYSMQLFNENGRLVQSKGNVGSNVVNGDFTTYSSIATFDSLNTVPEHLTLNIIDSSESKILDNVKDILLSTKLDLKTIEK; from the coding sequence ATGAATAACTTCAAAAAACAATGCGAAGAAATACAGGTACCAGATGATATTGATTTTGTTTTAAAGAAAGCAATAAGAAAAGGAAGAAATGGTTTGATAACTAAAAGATTGATAACCTTTTCTATTGTGTTGTGTGTACTATTTACAAGTTTGATAGGTACAGGTTATGCATATCCTCCGGCGGCGGAAGCGTTTAAAAGTATACCATTTATTGGTTCTATATTTCAAAAATTTACTGATAATAATCTGAAAATTGCCAGCCTAAATGGATTGACCCACTTCCCTGAACAGCAACAAACTAGGGATGGTGTGACAGTAACTCTTAAGGAATATTATTTTGATAGAAGCAATTTTAATTTCGGCATAGTAGTAAAAGGAAGAAATCCATATAACTTTGAAACCCATTTTACATTGTATTATAATAACAAACCCTTAAATAAAGGTAGCGGTGGAGGAAGTACTGAAATCACAAAAGACAGTTTTTACAGATTAACTGAAATGTCTTTAACAGAGACGCCTCCAGACAAATCCACTTTAAAACTAGTTGGGACTGATAACACCGGAAAAATTAAAAAGTTTGAGTACGATATACCCATTGACTACAGTAAAGTGGACCCTTTAACCACAGAAATTAAATTAATGAAAAATATTAAACAGGGAAATAGAACGATTATAGTTAAAAATATAATTTTTACTCCGGTTGCAACAACTATAAGCTACGAGTATACCTGTCCAAAAGACGAGCACTATAGTATGCAGTTATTTAATGAAAATGGAAGATTAGTTCAATCAAAAGGTAACGTTGGGTCGAATGTAGTTAATGGAGATTTCACAACGTACTCATCTATTGCAACTTTTGATTCTTTAAATACTGTGCCAGAACACTTGACTCTAAATATAATAGATTCTAGTGAAAGTAAAATATTAGATAATGTAAAAGATATTTTGTTGAGTACGAAATTAGATTTGAAGACGATTGAAAAGTAA
- the tnpC gene encoding IS66 family transposase, which yields MDKKYCVNELTKYSKADIINMFISLQSDKEKQDTKMQELNQKMDLLFEQLSVSKQHRFGRSSEKMKFEDQMELYFNEAEVLAAEKVPEPELEEVCPKAYKRKKHKGKREEDLKNIPVTIIEHTLSEEQLRSTFGEKWRRLPDEVYKRLALHPVQFEVEEHHVAVYCGNDNQTIVKASRPTDLLRNSIVTPSLEAAILNSKYINALPLNRIEQEFARNDVMISRQVMANWTILCGERYLSLLYDRLHQELYKCKVSQADETPVIVSKDGRATGSKSYMWVYRTGKMYNAPPIILYDYQRTRNSSHPKDFLKKYQGVLVTDGYQVYHQLEKEESGITIAGCWSHARRRYADVVKTMDKEAAKSTLAYAALRQIAMIYKIDNDLIELTPEDRVVQRQLLVKPQVEAFFAWIKNHKQEVASQSETAKANNLKPYEYFKYLLKEIPQHMDDKDLTFLDKLLPWSDQLPEQCRKQTKQ from the coding sequence ATGGATAAAAAATACTGTGTAAATGAATTAACTAAATACAGCAAAGCAGACATAATCAATATGTTCATCTCCTTACAGAGTGATAAGGAAAAACAGGATACAAAGATGCAGGAACTGAATCAGAAGATGGATCTGCTTTTTGAACAGTTAAGTGTATCAAAACAACACCGGTTTGGACGTTCCTCCGAAAAAATGAAGTTTGAAGATCAAATGGAGCTCTATTTTAACGAAGCTGAAGTTTTAGCTGCTGAAAAAGTTCCTGAACCAGAGCTGGAGGAAGTATGCCCCAAAGCCTATAAACGGAAGAAACACAAAGGAAAGCGTGAAGAAGATCTAAAGAACATTCCTGTTACAATCATAGAGCATACACTATCTGAAGAGCAGCTTAGATCAACATTTGGTGAAAAATGGCGCCGTCTTCCTGATGAGGTATACAAAAGGCTGGCTCTTCACCCTGTCCAATTCGAAGTAGAAGAACATCATGTGGCGGTTTATTGCGGAAATGACAACCAAACCATCGTTAAGGCAAGTCGGCCAACCGACTTGCTTCGAAACAGTATTGTCACTCCTTCACTGGAGGCAGCCATCCTAAACTCGAAGTACATCAATGCACTTCCATTAAACAGGATTGAACAGGAATTTGCCAGAAACGATGTAATGATTTCAAGACAAGTAATGGCAAACTGGACTATCCTTTGTGGAGAGAGGTATTTATCACTTTTATATGACCGTTTGCATCAGGAACTATATAAATGCAAGGTATCACAAGCGGATGAAACCCCTGTGATTGTATCCAAAGATGGTAGAGCGACAGGATCAAAAAGTTACATGTGGGTATACCGTACAGGAAAGATGTATAATGCTCCGCCAATTATACTTTATGATTACCAGCGAACCAGAAACAGCAGCCATCCAAAGGATTTTTTAAAGAAATACCAGGGTGTATTGGTAACGGATGGCTACCAGGTATATCATCAATTAGAAAAAGAAGAATCCGGGATAACGATAGCGGGCTGTTGGAGCCATGCCAGACGACGATATGCTGATGTGGTTAAAACCATGGACAAAGAAGCTGCAAAAAGTACACTTGCATATGCTGCATTGAGGCAAATTGCCATGATCTACAAAATCGACAATGATCTGATAGAACTTACACCGGAAGATCGGGTCGTACAACGGCAGCTACTTGTAAAGCCACAAGTGGAGGCTTTCTTCGCATGGATAAAAAACCATAAACAAGAAGTGGCATCACAGTCAGAAACGGCAAAGGCCAATAATCTTAAGCCATATGAGTATTTTAAATACCTACTGAAGGAAATACCCCAGCATATGGATGACAAAGACTTAACTTTTTTAGATAAACTGCTTCCATGGTCAGATCAACTGCCGGAACAATGCAGAAAGCAAACTAAGCAGTAA
- the tnpA gene encoding IS66 family insertion sequence element accessory protein TnpA, with product MDAQKSTHKYRLSQWAPIIHACRTSGMSVKAWCQENSINEKQFFYWQRRVREEISSFSSELPVAKQNTAFIPLKVLDSKTCTDKYFSPDMVLCIGSSRLELSNQTSPELLANILKVLGHV from the coding sequence ATGGATGCACAAAAATCAACTCATAAGTACCGACTTTCTCAGTGGGCTCCCATTATCCATGCATGCCGCACTAGCGGAATGTCTGTAAAGGCATGGTGTCAGGAAAACAGCATTAACGAAAAACAGTTTTTTTACTGGCAACGTAGAGTTCGTGAAGAAATCAGTTCATTTTCTTCTGAATTACCGGTAGCCAAACAGAATACAGCTTTTATTCCACTTAAAGTGTTGGACAGCAAAACGTGTACCGATAAATATTTTAGTCCTGATATGGTTCTATGTATTGGCAGCTCTCGCCTTGAACTTTCAAATCAAACATCACCGGAGTTGCTTGCCAATATATTAAAGGTGCTGGGACATGTTTAA